One stretch of Carassius gibelio isolate Cgi1373 ecotype wild population from Czech Republic chromosome B1, carGib1.2-hapl.c, whole genome shotgun sequence DNA includes these proteins:
- the si:ch211-286b5.2 gene encoding uncharacterized protein si:ch211-286b5.2, translated as MAKRKSKTTAEFRPPKRTQPRAKRQKSTEETNQSEDDKQTLTPESENNDSHNAFCSDKPDEHQPCCSLEEKTSHNENDELGNGTNPPEVSHETEQTPAITLQTPELNKTDKHTLSRPLNTEAIDLDKPTVELDDEDCEITRNSNHQSEKVPDDCDSELPYDEHQTERELSHEEYTATEPKMDEQLGSSGIVTETSYDQMQMPEDASSADPLVKRKIRKRMGMCRLGDRKKMLKGQPTRGNVFEGSQENEAGEITNEKPVMTSDGLKKDLQMSVEEEGVTELEVSVPSFTTSCASEDKPVQEEREQSGSEVQILVKCMSKEPVTHETDYAIPSQDDADDLNPLEQNETECMEQNATESNIREDSSEVTTEIGTEVPVDLADVYKDSTGVSAQEEVVIDGSLEVPKEDDEASASASEVANQFGEELVMGGDEMKQCSPCECDMNASTRNHSSEQCVELMDITADENIGAPPVIHETEDKCESSGFCQVAATVTAENKADWENNSVSSLSLPAAPSAGDNEEVQSFTECVSVLSDAHEPHGSPAAEPDPSSPSSVHSVTDSQLNNIPLSLEDLPISEASGDLEDATELVCGLIRDIASLNHLLMDARRQIGFGQQGRKPPLPTQKNRHHNRF; from the exons ATGGCCAAAAGAAAATCGAAGACAACAG CAGAGTTCAGACCTCCTAAGAGGACGCAGCCCAGAGCAAAACGACAGAAAAGCACTGAAGAAACAAACCAGTCTGAAGATGACAAACAG ACTCTGACACCAGAGTCAGAAAACAACGACTCCCACAATGCATTCTGCTCAGACAAGCCGGATGAACATCAGCCTTGTTGTTCCTTGGAAGAGAAAACAAGCCATAATGAGAACGATGAGCTTGGAAATGGCACAAATCCACCTGAGGTCTCTCATGAGACCGAACAGACTCCGGCGATCACACTACAGACCCCAGAACTCAACAAAACTGACAAGCACACACTCTCTAGACCTCTGAATACAGAAGCTATTGATCTAGATAAGCCCACTGTAGAGCTAGATGATGAAGATTGTGAAATCACAAGAAATTCAAATCATCAATCTGAGAAGGTCCCAGATGACTGCGACTCTGAATTACCTTACGATGAGCATCAAACCGAGAGAGAGTTGTCACATGAGGAGTATACAGCCACCGAACCCAAGATGGATGAGCAATTAGGTTCTTCAGGGATCGTAACGGAGACCTCATATGACCAGATGCAGATGCCTGAAGATGCAAGTTCTGCAGATCCTCTAgtaaagagaaaaataagaaaGAGGATGGGAATGTGCAGACTTGGAGATAGGAAGAAGATGCTCAAGGGACAGCCGACTAGAGGGAATGTGTTTGAAGGAAGCCAGGAGAACGAGGCGGGGGAAATCACTAACGAAAAGCCGGTCATGACGAGTGATGGTTTGAAAAAGGATCTCCAGATGTCTGTTGAAGAAGAGGGAGTTACTGAGTTAGAGGTTTCAGTGCCCTCCTTCACAACCTCTTGCGCATCGGAGGATAAACCAGTGCAGGAGGAACGGGAGCAGTCTGGGAGTGAAGTTCAGATACTGGTCAAATGCATGTCAAAGGAGCCCGTTACTCATGAAACTGATTATGCAATCCCATCCCAAGATGATGCTGATGATCTAAACCCTCTCGAGCAGAATGAAACTGAATGCATGGAGCAAAATGCGACTGAAAGCAACATTAGGGAAGATAGCAGCGAGGTCACAACTGAGATTGGTACTGAAGTGCCTGTGGATTTAGCTGACGTTTACAAAGACTCAACTGGTGTTTCAGCTCAAGAAGAGGTTGTGATAGACGGTTCACTTGAAGTTCCCAAAGAAGACGATGAAGCCTCTGCGTCCGCTTCTGAGGTTGCAAACCAATTTGGAGAAGAACTCGTCATGGGAGGCGACGAGATGAAGCAGTGCAGTCCGTGTGAATGTGACATGAACGCCTCTACTAGAAACCACAGCAGTGAACAGTGTGTGGAGCTCATGGATATCACAGCCGATGAGAACATCGGTGCACCTCCTGTAATCCACGAGACAGAAGATAAGTGTGAGTCTTCAGGCTTTTGTCAGGTTGCCGCCACTGTCACAGCTGAGAACAAGGCAGACTGGGAGAACAACAGCGTGTCGAGTTTGTCTTTACCTGCAGCTCCATCGGCTGGTGATAATGAAGAGGTGCAA TCGTTTACGGAGTGTGTAAGTGTACTGAGTGATGCTCATGAGCCTCATGGGAGTCCTGCCGCTGAACCGGATCCCTCCAGCCCTTCATCCGTGCACTCAGTGACAGATTCCCAGCTCAACAACATCCCTCTGAG TTTGGAGGATCTCCCCATCTCTGAAGCCTCCGGTGATCTGGAAGATGCCACGGAGCTTGTATGTGGCCTAATCAGAGATATTGCCTCTCTGAA TCACTTATTGATGGACGCACGCAGGCAGATTGGATTTGGACAACAAGGCAGAAAACCTCCTCTCCCCACTCAGAAAAATAGGCATCATAACAGATTCTGA
- the nanos3 gene encoding nanos homolog 3, giving the protein MAFSLLHYILSAHGSMESGNQDFQPWKDYMGLADMIRGMQRPAEQPDAADDAAASAALPESPSGPTRAHGTVTTENRDPGHGKSTRSNPSEKKFCSFCKHNGESETVFTSHYLKDRAGAVTCPYLSQYVCPLCGATGAKAHTKRFCPLVDKTYSSVYAKTTWGPGRF; this is encoded by the coding sequence ATGGCATTTTCTCTTCTCCACTACATCCTGTCAGCTCATGGATCTATGGAGTCTGGAAATCAGGACTTTCAGCCCTGGAAGGATTACATGGGTCTGGCGGACATGATCCGAGGCATGCAGCGGCCAGCAGAGCAGCCAGACGCGGCCGATGACGCCGCCGCCTCCGCCGCGCTCCCGGAGTCTCCAAGCGGCCCGACGCGTGCGCACGGGACCGTGACGACGGAGAACAGAGACCCGGGACACGGGAAGAGCACCCGCAGCAACCCATCCGAGAAGAAGTTCTGCAGCTTCTGCAAACACAACGGAGAGTCCGAGACCGTGTTCACCTCACACTACTTGAAAGACCGCGCCGGGGCCGTGACGTGTCCGTACCTGAGCCAGTACGTGTGTCCCCTGTGCGGAGCCACCGGGGCCAAAGCGCACACCAAGAGATTCTGCCCGCTCGTGGACAAAACCTACAGCTCCGTGTACGCCAAAACAACATGGGGACCCGGACGTTTCTGA
- the si:ch211-286b5.5 gene encoding guanine nucleotide-binding protein G(I)/G(S)/G(O) subunit gamma-5, with the protein MSNNNASSSSVAVAQRAVKQLRLEAKIRRINVSQAATDLKNFCLQNAHKDPLLVGVPSSDNPFRPPKSCGLL; encoded by the exons ATGTCCAACAATAACGCGAGCAGCAGCAGTGTGGCTGTGGCGCAGAGAGCCGTCAAACAGCTCAGACTAGAGGCCAAAATACGACGAATTAAC GTTTCTCAAGCTGCCACAGACCTGAAGAACTTCTGCCTGCAGAACGCCCATAAAGACCCGCTGCTGGTGGGTGTGCCGTCCAGCGACAACCCCTTCCGCCCGCCCAAGTCCTGCGGTCTCCTCTGA